One Amorphoplanes digitatis genomic window carries:
- a CDS encoding Pecanex-like protein 1, translating to MRRSQYRRESKYSKWFTGRRRIIAAVATLVAFGGIVTVTQISDASTKRSSQRALAACNNLQAPKSSKLSTKTRKGTYTTNNGRVTQHADDGAGDVATTAQMRARCRQWVMQNAGNNGGANNGGGATAAPAPSGSASTAAGNGGNNGGANNGGNNGGANNGGANNGGNNGGANNGGNNNGGNNGGGAATPPPGAGLGILTNSCDTSQLPPHDGFQNGNRCVSTEFGEVGSQENNPSLLIVEAPTQVEPNTPFTLRVSTRNLIRDRFLAAGQGGYYVESSVLQGGIVRGHFHTACRLLANTTEAPDPAPVPAFFVATEDQRGSAAPDVVTIQVAGIPGEGTAQCASWAGDGSHRIPMMQRANQTPAFDAVRIEVGGGNNDQGQGQQDQQDQQQGQQQGGQNNNNQNNNNGNNQNNNN from the coding sequence ATGCGAAGGTCGCAGTACCGGCGCGAATCCAAGTATTCCAAGTGGTTCACCGGTCGGCGCCGGATCATCGCCGCGGTAGCCACCCTGGTTGCCTTCGGCGGCATCGTCACCGTCACGCAGATCTCGGACGCGAGCACCAAGCGTTCCAGCCAGCGTGCTCTGGCCGCCTGCAACAACCTCCAGGCGCCGAAGTCCTCGAAGCTCTCGACGAAGACCCGGAAGGGCACCTACACCACCAACAACGGTCGGGTGACCCAGCACGCGGACGACGGCGCCGGCGATGTGGCGACCACCGCCCAGATGCGGGCCCGCTGCCGGCAGTGGGTCATGCAGAACGCCGGTAACAACGGCGGCGCCAACAACGGTGGCGGCGCGACCGCCGCGCCCGCGCCGTCGGGCAGCGCCAGCACCGCGGCCGGCAACGGCGGCAACAACGGCGGCGCCAACAACGGTGGCAACAACGGCGGTGCCAACAACGGTGGTGCCAACAATGGCGGCAACAACGGTGGTGCCAACAACGGCGGCAACAACAACGGCGGCAACAACGGCGGCGGCGCCGCGACCCCGCCCCCCGGCGCTGGTCTCGGCATCCTGACCAACAGCTGTGACACCAGCCAGCTGCCGCCGCACGACGGCTTCCAGAACGGCAACCGCTGCGTCTCCACCGAGTTCGGCGAGGTCGGCTCGCAGGAGAACAACCCGTCGCTGCTGATCGTCGAGGCGCCCACGCAGGTCGAGCCGAACACGCCGTTCACCCTGCGGGTCAGCACCCGCAACCTGATCCGGGACCGCTTCCTCGCGGCCGGCCAGGGCGGCTACTACGTGGAGAGCTCGGTGCTCCAGGGCGGCATCGTCCGCGGTCACTTCCACACCGCCTGCCGCCTGCTGGCGAACACCACCGAGGCGCCCGACCCGGCTCCGGTTCCCGCGTTCTTCGTGGCGACCGAGGACCAGCGTGGTAGCGCCGCCCCGGACGTGGTGACCATCCAGGTCGCCGGGATCCCGGGCGAAGGCACCGCGCAGTGCGCCTCGTGGGCCGGTGACGGCTCGCACCGCATCCCGATGATGCAGCGCGCCAACCAGACGCCCGCGTTCGACGCGGTCCGCATCGAGGTCGGCGGCGGCAACAACGACCAGGGTCAGGGCCAGCAGGACCAGCAGGACCAGCAGCAGGGCCAGCAGCAGGGTGGCCAGAACAACAACAATCAGAACAACAACAACGGGAACAACCAGAACAACAACAACTGA
- a CDS encoding ROK family protein, whose amino-acid sequence MAFTLTIDCGGGGIKGSVLDDAGTMRAQPLRVPTPYPLPPDLFVKTLVELGERLPSADRVTVGMPGMLRHGVVVATPHYVTRSGPRTKVDPELVQAWHGFDARTALAGAFGLPTLVLNDAEVHGAGVVAGTGCELILTLGTGLGCALFDGGKLAPHLEMSQAPVRWGMSYDTYIGEPERRRLGDALWSRRVRNVVEGLRPVFLWDRVYLGGGNSRLITPTQLARMGDDVVVVPNTAGIVGGVRAWTLRADDSR is encoded by the coding sequence GTGGCCTTTACGTTGACGATCGACTGCGGTGGCGGCGGCATCAAGGGCTCGGTGCTCGACGACGCGGGGACGATGCGGGCACAGCCGCTGCGCGTGCCGACGCCGTACCCGTTGCCGCCCGACCTCTTCGTCAAGACCCTGGTGGAGCTCGGCGAACGGCTGCCGAGCGCGGACCGGGTCACCGTCGGCATGCCGGGCATGCTGCGGCACGGCGTGGTGGTCGCCACGCCGCACTACGTGACCCGCAGCGGGCCCCGGACCAAGGTCGACCCCGAACTGGTGCAGGCCTGGCACGGCTTCGACGCGCGCACCGCCCTCGCCGGGGCGTTCGGGCTGCCCACGCTCGTGCTCAACGACGCCGAGGTGCACGGCGCGGGCGTGGTCGCGGGCACCGGCTGCGAGCTGATCCTGACCCTGGGCACCGGGCTGGGCTGCGCGCTGTTCGACGGGGGCAAGCTCGCGCCGCACCTGGAGATGTCGCAGGCGCCGGTGCGCTGGGGGATGAGCTACGACACCTACATCGGCGAGCCCGAGCGGCGCCGGCTCGGCGACGCGCTCTGGTCCCGGCGGGTCCGCAACGTGGTCGAGGGGCTGCGCCCGGTCTTCCTCTGGGACCGCGTCTACCTGGGCGGGGGCAACTCCCGCCTGATCACCCCGACCCAGCTGGCCCGGATGGGCGACGACGTGGTGGTGGTGCCCAACACGGCGGGCATCGTCGGCGGGGTCCGGGCCTGGACCCTGCGGGCTGACGACTCTCGATAG
- a CDS encoding DUF4142 domain-containing protein, with protein MILAFLLAPVGPARADVPVPVPPNTGLTTKGTGVLSAADRDFVVKVRLAGLWEIPAGNMAAERSEDPRVAEVGRSIAAQHVTLDKLDIAVAKQLGIALPNEPNRDQEGWLNEMRNAATPQQLDQVFIDRLRAAHGKIFPAIATIRASTRNDSVRKLAQQANQFVMTHMTLLESSGIVDYGSLPTAPAPAAAGGGPVPVDNQMLAAAEANGIPGVSTSVILLVLAGALVAGVVTTMRIFRTR; from the coding sequence ATGATCCTGGCGTTCCTGCTGGCGCCGGTCGGCCCCGCCCGGGCCGACGTCCCCGTCCCGGTGCCGCCGAACACCGGCCTGACCACCAAGGGCACCGGGGTGCTGAGCGCCGCGGACCGTGACTTCGTGGTCAAGGTCCGCCTCGCCGGGCTCTGGGAGATTCCGGCCGGGAACATGGCGGCCGAGCGGTCGGAGGACCCCCGGGTCGCGGAGGTCGGCCGGTCGATCGCGGCGCAGCACGTCACGCTCGACAAGCTCGACATCGCGGTGGCGAAGCAGCTGGGCATCGCGCTGCCGAACGAGCCGAACCGGGACCAGGAGGGCTGGCTCAACGAGATGCGCAACGCGGCGACGCCGCAGCAGCTCGACCAGGTCTTCATCGACCGGCTCCGCGCGGCGCACGGCAAGATCTTCCCGGCCATCGCGACGATCCGGGCGAGCACCCGCAACGACTCGGTCCGCAAGCTGGCGCAGCAGGCCAACCAGTTCGTCATGACCCACATGACGCTGCTGGAGAGCAGCGGCATCGTCGACTACGGCTCGCTGCCGACCGCCCCGGCCCCGGCCGCGGCGGGTGGTGGCCCGGTGCCGGTCGACAACCAGATGCTCGCCGCGGCGGAGGCCAACGGCATCCCGGGCGTGAGCACCTCAGTGATCCTCCTCGTTCTCGCCGGCGCGCTCGTCGCCGGTGTGGTCACCACCATGCGCATCTTCCGGACGCGATAG
- a CDS encoding DNA-3-methyladenine glycosylase family protein yields the protein MTRTRRLSPPDGYHFHRTLRPLLAVRQDPCGTLSDGDFWLAARTPDGPGSLHLARAGAELTATGHGPGAAWLTDRAEAIAGLRDDLTDFPALAASHPLVARLARTFSGVRLPATGQLFHRLIRAILEQKVTGIEAHRAYRAMMRHFGEPAPGPAGLLLPPDPEAVAATPYWAFHPFGVEQRRTQALLRAALVADRLDRCADSAEATRRLTAIPGIGPWTAAEVVRTSYGDADAVSVGDFHIPNTVAWGLAGEARGTDERMLELLEPFRGHRGRVCELLALGGISAPKFGPRMPIRSFARF from the coding sequence GTGACCAGGACCCGCCGGCTCAGCCCGCCGGACGGATACCACTTCCACCGCACCCTGCGGCCCCTGCTCGCGGTCCGCCAGGACCCGTGCGGCACGCTCTCGGACGGCGACTTCTGGCTCGCCGCGCGTACCCCCGACGGTCCCGGGTCCCTGCACCTCGCCCGCGCGGGCGCGGAGCTCACCGCGACCGGGCACGGGCCCGGCGCGGCCTGGCTGACCGACCGCGCGGAGGCGATCGCCGGCCTGCGCGACGACCTCACCGACTTCCCCGCCCTGGCCGCGTCGCACCCGCTGGTCGCCCGCCTGGCCCGGACCTTCTCCGGGGTACGCCTGCCCGCGACGGGTCAGCTCTTCCACCGGCTGATCCGGGCGATCCTGGAGCAGAAGGTGACCGGGATCGAGGCGCACCGGGCGTACCGGGCGATGATGAGGCACTTCGGTGAGCCGGCGCCCGGCCCGGCCGGGCTGCTGCTCCCGCCGGACCCGGAGGCCGTCGCGGCGACGCCGTACTGGGCCTTTCACCCGTTCGGCGTCGAGCAGCGGCGCACCCAGGCGCTCCTGCGCGCCGCCCTTGTCGCGGACCGGCTCGATCGGTGCGCCGACAGCGCCGAGGCGACCCGGCGGCTGACCGCGATACCCGGCATCGGCCCGTGGACCGCCGCCGAGGTGGTCCGCACCTCATACGGCGACGCGGACGCGGTGAGCGTCGGCGACTTCCACATCCCCAACACGGTGGCCTGGGGGCTGGCCGGGGAGGCCCGCGGCACCGACGAGCGGATGCTGGAGCTGCTGGAGCCGTTCCGGGGGCACCGCGGCCGGGTGTGCGAGCTGCTCGCGTTGGGCGGGATCAGCGCACCCAAGTTCGGCCCGCGGATGCCGATCCGCTCCTTCGCCCGGTTCTAG